One genomic segment of Mangifera indica cultivar Alphonso chromosome 6, CATAS_Mindica_2.1, whole genome shotgun sequence includes these proteins:
- the LOC123219705 gene encoding protein tonB2-like: protein MATSTIPFLSVATALLLFCLFFHLTTSSRYMLNDQETPSIVSFEAPLDPTLPIPSETDQTPPIPEEDPILPALPISFPEPDPTLSNPNPEQEVAGNFTPVVPSLPSSSPQLLPDLPPLPFISTFPFGPGLDNSGLTSPPSDPELHI, encoded by the coding sequence ATGGCAACTTCCACTATCCCTTTCCTCTCTGTCGCCACCGCTCTTCTCCTTTTTTGCCTCTTTTTTCACCTAACAACATCTTCTCGTTACATGTTGAACGACCAAGAAACGCCATCGATAGTGTCGTTCGAAGCCCCTCTTGACCCCACTCTACCAATTCCTTCAGAAACAGATCAAACGCCGCCAATACCTGAAGAAGATCCAATTTTACCAGCATTGCCGATATCTTTCCCGGAACCCGACCCGACTTTGAGTAACCCTAATCCAGAGCAGGAGGTTGCAGGCAACTTTACTCCCGTCGTTCCTTCACTTCCCAGCTCGTCCCCTCAGCTGCTGCCTGATCTTCCTCCTTTGCCTTTCATCTCTACATTCCCCTTCGGTCCCGGACTCGATAATTCTGGCTTAACTTCTCCTCCAAGCGACCCAGAACTTCACATCTGA
- the LOC123218590 gene encoding histone-lysine N-methyltransferase 2B-like isoform X1, producing the protein MASQPHHLTLIFFLILIFRFADSRPLKAEENEAEKMVNIKANFNNNNNKQERKKMNLKDMKDLGAFPLPDRIPFLPPWPNLPLPSPLPNLPFPPNPFNAPLPPFPFTFPFPPFPFNAPPAP; encoded by the exons ATGGCCTCTCAACCCCACCACCTCActctcatcttcttcttgatTTTGATCTTCAGATTTGCAGATTCTCGCCCACTTAAAgcagaagaaaatgaagcagAAAAGATGGTGA ATATTAAggctaattttaataacaataacaacaagcaggagaggaagaagatgaacctGAAAGATATGAAAGACTTGGGGGCTTTTCCTCTTCCTGATAGAATTCCCTTTTTACCTCCATGGCCAAACCTTCCATTGCCATCTCCACTGCCAAACTTGCCTTTTCCTCCCAACCCTTTTAACGCGCCATTGCCACCCTTTCCTTTTACTTTCCCATTTCCTCCCTTTCCCTTTAATGCACCTCCTGCTCCATGA
- the LOC123218590 gene encoding histone-lysine N-methyltransferase 2B-like isoform X2: MASQPHHLTLIFFLILIFRFADSRPLKAEENEAEKMVNIKANFNNNNNKQERKKMNLKDMKDLGAFPLPDRIPFLPPWPNLPLPSPLPNLPFPPNPFNAPLPPFPFTFPFPPFPFNAPPAP; the protein is encoded by the exons ATGGCCTCTCAACCCCACCACCTCActctcatcttcttcttgatTTTGATCTTCAGATTTGCAGATTCTCGCCCACTTAAAgcagaagaaaatgaagcagAAAAGATGG TAAATATTAAggctaattttaataacaataacaacaagcaggagaggaagaagatgaacctGAAAGATATGAAAGACTTGGGGGCTTTTCCTCTTCCTGATAGAATTCCCTTTTTACCTCCATGGCCAAACCTTCCATTGCCATCTCCACTGCCAAACTTGCCTTTTCCTCCCAACCCTTTTAACGCGCCATTGCCACCCTTTCCTTTTACTTTCCCATTTCCTCCCTTTCCCTTTAATGCACCTCCTGCTCCATGA